ATAGAATTGACTACTCCTTTCTTTGCCACCGCACTTACACTGAACGGTGACCTGATCTAACAAACATGTTGGTTACCAATTGCAGCGAGTCCTCAGGTTACAGCAGAATATGGAACCGACTTATGGCGTTCCGTGATTATATTGCATTTTCCCACAAATTTATCAGAAGGATCTTGCTCCGTCATCTCACCAGTGAGTACGGAAAGATACAGGAAAGATTAGGATACACGTTATCGACGTAGATACTAATGACCACTGACAGCAGATCTGCGACGCAAACTCAACCCTTTATAAATAGGCTATAAGAGAGATGATCTACCAATACCTACAAGACAAAGCCCGTAGAATACTCTACATCGAGCTCAGCTCGCTTGTGTTTAATAGGCATACAtatttaccattattatttattttttactagaTTGGCCACTTATTTTCttacagtttaaaaaaaaacttaaagaaaGTCAAGTTAATCTTAATCattaacttcgtgtgcatgtcgcaaaagctAAATGGGACGTTATAACATTTTTAATACCGTGGCCACAGCCCGTGTTGTTTTCACCTCCATGACTCCTCCGCATATCTATTTTCAGGACGTTTCCTGCAGGCTGGTAACACGCCTTCtttagaaagtggaaacaagcatgcaaacggctgcttgaaggtatcaccccaccaTTCTGGCgttgtatggattttcgttggagtatacctatatcgggttgTAGGTTATAAATACGGgagtggctccgctcatctctccctgcatcactgtaaacaggcGGCTTCGAAAGAATCGTAGACTGGGGCGGTGCGCAAGGATAGCTAAGATGGTTTACAGTGATCCAttaagagatgagcggaagcacccctgtattcatgatctacgaccaaatataggtatactccaatgaaaatccataccatgccagattcgtgaagtgatgcccttaaatcaccttgatcaccatgactcccgttgatcttcgaagtGGTCGAGCGGGctccagtaattcttccatttgtcccgatcgcgtgccagagtagcccagtggttactcttttcgcgtgggacacgaagagcatcatatttttctttgaaggactttgtgaagaaatctgaccatcgggtcggcagtcttcctgtagtgcgcttaatatcgagGGGGACACAGTCGCTTagggctctggtccaacggttgtcgttaaagcgcatcacgtgtccggcccaccttactttactttccttggcaaacgtggcggcgtctctaatcttcgatcgctgacgtaggagaaaACTTCAGATCCTGTCCCTCACTTGCGCGAAACGGGAGACTCccagcatcactctctcagttgcgcgttcaatgacgctcaccgcgttttcttcctgcttgcgaaatgcccaggtttccgaagcataagtcaaagcaggaagtacggtaatgttgaagaggtgagcacagagccgggtgttcctggtcttcttctcTACATCCTCGAtactcttgtacgctccccatgccgctcgtctccttctgcccagctcgtgggtcaggtcgttcatcaagTTCAGCTCCCGATCCAGATAAaagtagctggtgcattcggatatgttcgttccgttgagcgtgaatggggcatccgagacccgtccgctccgcatgaacatcgtcttttgtagattcagctgaagaccgatgcatccacatgtttcgtcgaattcggtcagcattcgttccgcttggctgatgctaggtgttatcagtacgatgtcatcagcaaagcgcaaatggtgtagctgccgaccatcaaccgtCACTCCCATGTTGTCCCATTCCTACTTTCGCATTGCATTCTCGAGGGtagctgtgaatattttgagtgagattgtatcaccctgtcggacccccctcttcacgtcaatgatgatattcttgtagaatggcaaaattccggtcgtgatgttactgtacaactctcgaagtacctttatgtactgaatAGGGAcgtcttggttgtccaaggcttccacgaccgcttccgtctcaactgagtcgaagggcttcttcaagtcgatgaaggtgagacagaggggcatcttgtactctcgtgatacctcgatgagtttcgaaacagtgtgaatgtggtcaatcgtgctgaatccttttcgaaaccctgcttgctcgcatggctgtccttcatccaagactttttcagtCCTATTAAGGaccactcttgtgaagagcttgtagatgacggacagtaagcagattgggcgatagttgccgatgtcatgtggatcttcctttttatacaacaacacggtcttgctggtcttccactgtttaggaaccttgcattccgacagataacgtgtgaagatcctcgccagggtgttgatgagttctggcggaagattcttcagttgttctaGTTTGATTCtatcgggaccgggtgccgtacgatttcttaccgacatgatagcatgtcgtatttcggacgggagaacctctggaatgacatgtccgtcttccctcagatggtgaggatgcaagtggacatggctgtcgaagagatcagagtagaagtaaATGCCCTAAAATAGCAGTCaatttacatgatctgacgtggaacgatATCTTCATTACTACAATtttgtcgttcacgtcattttatgttaagacatcattctatgaTGTCTGTGTGTGTATTATATTGGGCGTGGATGGAGTGTTCGAAGTCAAAGTTGAAATGTTCTCCTAATGTTgccggcgtcgggttggtgcgcccgCGGCAGGTAGCtacaaaatggggtgggacggctCCTGCGGCGTAAAAATGGTgagcaataacttcgtgtgcatgacgcaaaagagagatggttgcagccgttccATAgtcgtggccactgggcgctttgcttttcacctttatgactcctccgcgtgcctatttcctttttcgttcgcctcaagttggtagcatgccgctctcagaaagtggaaacacgcatgcaagcggctgcttaaatagtatgTAGATGTATAGGTGATCTCTCGTGgagcgttatctttatcagtagaatgatgtctttcacgtcattttatgccaaaacatcattctttgataactgttcggggaaaacaggagaaaaccCTACATTTCCAGTGttcctttaaaattttgtctataatatactggtaaggagtgtttgaagttgaagttcgaatgttctccaaatgtacaACTGACGCGTTTCAAAAGaatactatgaaatctttcgcttttagttataatataaaaaaggaagagagattgttggagatatagaagtccaatttcatagaattaATAACACTAGTAATGATTTTTGTTGATCAGTGAATGCGAGCGAAgtaaacaccacagaaagtctgaagtccggctttagccggacgttgaGGCTGGTTAATGTATAATACTCCCGCATCACTTTGAAACATTCATTGAGGTACTTCCACGCAGCTTTCTAAAATAAGAGAATGAAATAATCGGATGTGCAATATTTCTTTGTAGGACACTCATTGTGAAATATGCGAGAGGTCCTTCACACGCAAAACTTGCAAAAAGCACGAACATCGCGACTCGCGAAAAACTGTGGTACTGATCATGTGAGACACTGAAGGAGGACACTACTAGCGGATGCACCAGTAGTACTCTTCATCATGGGATAACCGAAACAAATTTACGAGCGAGGGCTTCTGATTTTCGTGCTGTTCTCATTCTGATCCTATGACAGATAACGTAGAGATAGAGATCACAAATAACAACGATCACAATTAACGGTCTTCTTAGGGTGCTGGATGGGAAAAAGTGATGGAAAAAGTGTGAAGATCCCCACGTGGACATAAAAGCGGCAAGCAACCAGCAGTGcgattatgcaaaaaaaaaagattctccCAAACTTTTGGGTCGAGACAACCACAAACAGCAGAGTCTTTTCAGTTATTGGAGATATGTGCCGGATTAAGTATAGCCATGAAGACCGGGCGAATATTCTACATTTCTAACAAAAGTCGTAGTGAAAAGGCGTCGCAGGCAATCGAGAAACTGGGACGCTGGTTTCCAGAGTTGGGAAAGAAGATTAAATTTTCACTCGTAAGCGGTTCTTCTCAAATGCTGAAGCTTGCCATCAAGAGAGCTATTTGAGAGATGACAATCAATTGCTTTAGGAGCAAACTTCGCCCTTTTATGTACCTTATACGGAAGCCATAAAAGCTCATCTAGggcagtgagttttttttttgttgaatataTAGAATAGTGAGTTTCCTCCAACAGTCGAAGCCAACATCATTTATAGAATCCCTTGTACCGAGTAAAATAGTTTTTATCACACACTCTCACGTTTTGCGCTTCGcattttccttaaaggcatcactccacgaatctgaggtggtacggatttcaggtggagtattcgtatacgggatgggataCTAttgagaggggggtgattccgtccatttcttcctaatggccgtaaaaaacgacccggaagatacggcttcaggcgttctggcgcacttttttctacaagtagttcgactggagcgcgccagccttgtgtggcgccgcaacttccgggccgttttttacggcaattaggaagaaatggacggaatcactcccctctacatagtctcccaccccgtatacgaatactccacctgaaatctgcaccacctcagattcgtggggtgatgcctttaattccctTTTCACTCAGCCTAAACTATCAGAATCTAACAAAACCTTAGAAATCGTTACGAGCACTGTTTTTTGCAATTATAATCATCTTCCAGTGCACCATCACTGGTCCTGGTGAAATGTTGCTGGCTAGTTAGAACCAATAGTTAGGCAAAAACCCATCCGACAAAATGAGGGAAATTTCCACCTGCGCTGCCTTTACGCAGGTTACAAACAGTTTAATAAGTTTAATAACAGTTTAATAAAAAATGTCGTTGGTCTATGTGGAACGGAAAACGTCCTCGTCTTGTGAGGTTACGCAAGTGTGCATTTTGTCAGTTGTGTTTTAATTGAGATCATGTCGACTGATGACTGAGCGCTCTGGATACCCTCAAAGTTTTGGATTTGTACGGCAGAGGTCCGCATTTCCGTTGTAACATTTCTGCAGTCCATAGTCCCTACTTACTCGTCGAAAAATCCCGAACTTTAATCCCTTCCCTGTTTCTTTTCCGACTTTGGACAAAAACgaataacacaaaaaagtTCCAAGCCTGGAAAGCGAACTCGGTGATCTGAACATGAGTATCAATAATTTATCGGAAGGAGATCAAATCCTTCGGCGTAAAGTGAAAAagagggaggaaaaaaacgaagcatACAGTGAGTAAGAAAGAGAATCCGCTGAGTAATTCGCTCCTCTCGCTAGATAAAcatacaaaataaacaaagcagTAGTGATGTAAACATTTACCGCGGCAACGAGTTCTTAAGGCAGATGCTTCCTACCATTCTAtcacgcatttttttttacaattttacgTTATGACAGAGGCTGAGTTATACAATGGGAATTCTGAAAACTCTCGAAATTTCTATCAATTCATATGGTTcttaattatttcaattcagTTGATCAATTCaattaattcaattcaataaatcaataatttcaGTTCAATTAATAAATTGAACTCTATTAATCTGATTCAACTCAAATGTTTGTTGCAATGATTTCTTTAGACTGGCGCACAAAGGTGAATGTATTCTGTTGGACTCGGAGTATAGCTACAATGCTGAACTGTTCTATGATTATTATTTGGAACTGAGAGACATTCTCAAGTTCTCTTACGATGTCAGCTCTAGGGGTGACGAATTGCTTGAAGAGAGTGAAGTGTATGTAGAACACGTTCCATGGTCGATgttgtcgggtcaaaacggcatgatgctcggtgcagttgcgtaagcggctgcgcgcgaagcggtgcagtgaggcgtagcggttaggatcaaggtgggacttcggtagcaccattcatcgccGCAGTTCTTTGAGGGCAATTGCTTATGCAATTCCACTgcgcctcatgtcgttttgacacacACCACTTTAACAATgcaattttccaaatttctcatatttacagaaaaaataggTATATGGCGTTGTGCGTCCACGTTGGAAGAGGCACTATTGTCGATACCGAACTTGATCCCAGCATGCATGAAATTGTTAAAGCTGCACGAGAAATTTCCATAAAGACTGTGAGCGCTGCAAACTCTTTCAAAGTCTGCTATCTTCAGCATGAAAAACTATTCGTTTAGAATCTCAACGAATTCTACATCTTCTCAGATGATATGAAATTCGCTTCATCACTTGAGTACTTGTTACATGTGAATAAAAATTGGCAACCGCATGTGAGTTATCCTTGGCGCAGTTACGGATGCAAActtgaaaagatttttcccAGGTGCACGTGACGAAGAACTCTGAAGTCCTCGATCTATATATTGCACGTCAAGTTTGTGGTGCTGTTCTGCTCACCAGCCATCGGTCAACCCTCGGATGGTGGTTAGGATTTCTAGCGTCAATGCCCAGCAAGGTCTTCTATATGAGATCTGCATATGAAAACGGATTCGGTGTACAAATGTTTTTGTAAGTATTAGTTTATTGAAGTAGTTaacaatttaatttcaatCCAAGAAGCCAAACGTACAGGtctgaggggaaaaaaacaaaattgaaaacgacAGAAAACGTGAAGGAAGTGAGAACGACTGAATGCTAATGTAGCGAAAGAAGGCCTTTCGCGGCCTTCTCCTTAAAGACATACGTACTAAAGGTGATCAATATGTAGCGGGTGAGAGGAATCGAGACGGAAGTACCACGAGTGTGAAGTGAATGTGCAAAACAGGGAAAAAAGCTGGTTTTAAAACTACATTTTAGATCCTAGAAAACGTGAATTGCAGACCTTCATGGATACCGTACACAGAGTGGAAGACAAACAACAAAAGCATGGGGGTCACGAAATCCTGAGATCTATCAGATAGTCATTTTTACACCCTAGCGGTGACATCcacagttttgttttttttttttgcaaagaaattcaATCGCATCGGCTTTCTTGCAATTTATCTTTGTTAAAGGCAGGGTATCACGAAAGTGACGGAGTGCGAAAACCTGATGAAATATATAAAGCTCGGGGTGCAGGTTAGACAAACTAACGtggccccgctcaattcctttggtcgtcataaaaaaaatgggcGAAGGAACCACTTCAgtccctacgaggtacattaTACTGAATATCCTTGTACATGCTCCGGTCCCTCAGCTGCCTTATCCGttcgttttacttgaatagaccATTGAAGATACTCCATTGACTTTCAACCGCTTCCATAGTGAGTACGGTGCGTGCAAAAGTGGCGTCCAACTTGCCTTGTAGGAACAAATGCCGCTtcccacgcttttttttttaggacgattagggaaattGCGCGGACCTCGTCTAAATTCGTAATCTATACTCCGAATTCAATCCTCCCTATCGGACTTCCacactacgtcagtttcgtaaTACGCTATCTTCAGCCTCCGGGTCAACCTCTCTATCTGTGATCTACAGGTTGCTTTATTTTATGGTTATATCTatgaatttctcgaaaattccgAATAACTTCATGCATCGttgcaattttttgttgattatttGTTGTTCCAATAGAATACAAATTACTGAGATAacacgaaaatcaataaactaTTTTAGTAGTATGCCCTGCGAAATACCAAATAAAATATGCGTGGGTTATTCTTCTGGATggtttttaaaactttttaaatattCTTCTGTTAAAAAAGACGGTAGAGGAACAAGAAACTAGACGGATGGAATCAGGAATACACAGTGAACGTGATGAAATCGAAGCATAGCTCTTCGAGAATGCACATCTAAGATGAACTGATAAAATTTTACAGCTGAGTGAATGCGTTGAGAACATCTCCTCCTCTTCCAAAAGCACAGCGGTACTTACTGTATTCTACATCTCAGCGAATGGAGAGATTACATATTACGACAATAGATATTAACAGATGTGGGAATAGCTGAAAATGGCACTGTCGTCGTGCGGTTGTCCTTCTTACCGTTCTCGTTGCCTCTACTCACTCAATAGTTaggataaagttaaaggataaagtttctggcgttaatccatccgcttgggatgcgcccccacgttcatttcaattcaatcgtttgaggttcacgaacgtgtaactggcctatacagtggcttgcgggggctagccgatgtgtcaagtcagtgtttttatcctcccagacaggtctggtgccaatttatcgaccccggagagatgagcggattcgaacctccgaagatcgatcgtgcaggaagcggaacctctaaccgctacactacctATCTCCGggaactcttgagctgatacgtcagcgtggagctgcacgagccgcagtcagccaagaactcacgtccaagctcgcaaggctttccaaagaggcgataaaggaaggccttaaagagagaagagcagaagtgctggctgaagccgCAGAGacgggaaaaagcatccgctaagTCTGTCGAGAATTCGAAAGATGAGGATGAGTGCTCACTGTTTTGCTCCGGAACCCGAATGGAACAATCATCGCATCAAGAAgggaaatttagaaaattgtcTAGACtcctactctgatctcttcccGGAGACCGGCGTCTCTTGATGCTTTTAGAACTTTGGCCCTCTCTCGTGCAGTCATGGAGGTGTTCAACGAGTCAGTCGTAATCCTCTTCGATGCTATCCATTGCCGAATCTTCACAAGAGCCGGCTACCTTAGCAAAAAGATCACAGTTACAGATAGTTTTTGGACTTCGCTCTCCGAACTTTGCAGCTACCTCtccgtgtgaaagaaaaatttgctcaAAGAAGGTGATGATCCGAAtccgtataaaactttggtacaacaccgacatCCGTCATGCAAAACCTCATACTGACGATTAtttggtcaatttcattatgatacccTCCATTGTGTGATTCAACGTCTAGCGTAGAGAATGgtgcttctggaattgcaagtttccatggatggtcttattCCCATCATGATAAACGTGGAAGGCCTCTCTTCCTGCTCATTTAATTGAAGACAGTGGGTttcgatgtgaagttctttaGAAGTTATTCTGGGGACAATCTTGCAGTTGAATTCACCGACAGTGACATTGTAGAAGGTGTGGTCTACTCTGTAGAATTTCTCTCgttccatatagaaagctccgacttcttcttcgtagcttgatgttagAGCGTAAGCGACTAAAATTATCAAATATGGCTTTGGATCACATCTTCTCATTCGCATCCTATGCAGCCACACTGGGATATAACTCAAAAGTAGATTTGTCAAGAAGTGAATGAAATGTCGTGAacagtttcatagccgtgataACTGCACGTGTTATGTTTCATCCCTATGCGTTTCCCCGCAGAACTATTCcctgcacgtttgcctcagatTGGGAGCctcagaaatttcagaaattgaaaacagGTGTGTAAACAGCTGCCTAAATAGTGCTAACAGATcgcatgatctgacgtagaaccttAATTTTATCAGTATATTGATAACGTTCCCTTAATTTAATGTTCGCTCATCATTTTCTGTAAACTGCAggagaaaagaatgagaatatCTGATTCTTCAACtaagtttttcaaattctagCGATGCCGAGAGAATGTAGATGCAAAATCTGACCCATTAAGGGGGAAAACTACTGAATCTCATATTAATGCCCAAGCTTCTTAGAATAAGAGCGGAAAAAAGttgcaaggaaaagaaaaattcaaatctgtACCAGAAATTTACAGGAGGTGCcactaataatttttattgatctgaGAATGCGAACGAAGCGAGAACCACAAGAATTTTGAGGTTTGGCCTCAAGCGGACGGTTCGGATTTGTAGTTCCAATAATGTCCAGATTAGAGTTGGCGAAGGTTGCAACGCGGTGGTGCTCTCTTTCTAATATAACGGTCGCGGATCAATCCCTGAAATGGGGCTTTTGCATTTAGCTTTGAAAAGTTCAGTGAGAAAGTTTCTTGTCCAACAATGGTGAATTTTTACACTTTcactcaaaaataaaacttaggTGCTATTGCTGAGCGAAAAAAGCGAACGTCTACAGCTGGAGATAGGGATAAAATTAGTAGAAAGTAGGCTCCAAGAGTTGCTGAGTAGCGACGATAACAGCAAAATTTAAGCAGAATTTGCACAGTTGTAAAAGcagcctttttctttctctactaGCGCAAAATGTGATGTTTCtaactttctttgttttttttggaacctagttgagaaaagttctaatttttttctcctattctaTAGAGAATCCTATCCTACACTcctatagagaaaaaaattttctagttttttaaaactaactGGTGAAGGAGCCAGAACGCCTACAGTGATCAGCATTGGCAGCTTCCTTGCTGCTCTATCTTTCATTTACGCTGCTGTAGTCTCGCAACGAGAACGAGCgcgaaatttcagattttcagcTGCGAGCcaaaatctgtatgacttGGAACAAGGTCAGCAACTCAGCTCCTCGCCAGCAAAAACTAATTCAGTTTAAGAGATTTTGCCCATTAGGACTCTTTTTTACTTCCTCTCAGTATCCTTTCGTTCTTccaaaagttgagaaaaagttagaatttttttttgcgctaaGCTATTTTTCCAAAGCATCACACGTACCAGTCCAGCTTTCATTTCCAACCGGGTCAGCGTTAATCGCTAAAATCACTTCCAAATCGCACCTAAAGGCTGTGAatacaattttagaaaaattgccAGTAAAGTGTTCTTCCCACTGGTTTTTTCtccgttttgcaaaaatcaagatatTTACGGGTGTCGTACTATTCACCGTGTGTGCTCGCGGTCAAcgagtaaaattgtttttcacCTTGCTAAAAAAGGTTCGCGAATCGAATTGCTGAACACCCGGAATCAGTGTCAAATGATAGAAATTGTGCAGTCAAACACACGATGAGAACTTTCTCATGGTTTGAACATATATCTGCACATATGTGGTGACGCACTTCTAATTTTTGTGGTGAGCTCTGTGCCGTACATATTAGattatatatttctattttacttgTAGCACTACATATAACTATTTATTGTagtattatttaataatttttttgtattatatcATTCTAATTTATCACCTTGTTTAGCATctgatttgtttctttaattccaTTTACTGTATACATTTAATTCTTGATTGCTGTATAAGAGGCTATATTAGAGGGAATAACATGGGAGTGGGAACATGGGAGAGGGTCGTTTTCAGTACCGTTTGTTTCCAGCTACACGAATGAGTTTGATCATTTCTCCTTTCTGACTAAATATACTTTGAAAGTACATATAAATTTGTTTATCTTGCAGAGACACTCGCAGCACTAGCATTTctttctatcaaaaatttccCATGATTTTTACACGTACAGTATCGTTTATCCTTAGATCTTAAATTCTAACCTCATCAATAACTAATTCTCCTCATGGATATGGACACTATATAAGAAGGCGATGTTTACAGATGCCTGGTCACAAGTACATGTACAGCACAAATAGttaattttttgcttcttcgaAATCCTACTCCAAGATTGTGGTTGGTTACACTCCGAGTGGCCGAAACTACAGCTTCTTAAAGGATTTCGTAAAGATAACATAAAgaattatttctaaaatacCTGCTGTAAACTGAAATGGCTCCAGCCGGATATTGTTTTGTTGTGGAGTGTTAGGGACTCTTTCTTTCAAACAGGGGCAATATTTAGTTTACCCCTTCCCATTACTGCAGAAGTGACAAGAAGTGACGTTTAAGCGTTTTAGCTTCTCATAAAAAAAGGCCGATTTTTGCTCCATAGACTGCTCGCTACTGGATAGCACCCGCACACCTCTCTTACAATCCtctcgccaaaaaaaaatcccaacacGCGCTTGACCCTGTGGATAACCAAACACAATCGGCAATTATCTAGTCGAGAAGATGTTGCAGTGGATGCTTTCTCACTATGACCTCCAGTAAACTGAAGATGCCACTTTTGGTTACGTCTTGCATTCTTCAAAGACGGTACTTACGATGAAAAGTTGTTCTTGATTAGTACACATTTCCATTCTTGCAGCGACGGGAATAAAGCTCCGAAGAGGAGTCAAGTCAAAACTCGCAGCTGAAGTAATTCGCTTCCGAAATCTCGTCCGGTACGGTCTTCGCTGGGACGCGCTAGCTCTGTTGAGGTCGACGTATTATAACCTTTAGCTATTACTTTCTCCTTCCGTtctagaaaatgtgaaattttcactacttctcttcctttccatAGATTGCTCAGTCTCCTATAGTGGTACACGTTACATTTTTGTTGGTATCAGTTCACCTACACTCGGCGGTGTTGGcgcttgtgaaaaaaaaacctcttagCTTAAGTAAGTATCTTTTATCAGAAATatacttcacttttttacatTCATTCTTTCGATTATCAGCTAATCGCCATTCACGTGGACAAACATATTGATTGCCAGCGATCTCACTTCCAGTTGTAAGCCTCCACTGTCGCGTTACTACgtgaaatcgcaaaaaaaatgtcagtaaaaaaattgatgttaaGAATGTCGAGGAGTTGAGGAACGGCTTAAGACGAAATTAACCGTAGAAGGCAATTTCTAGAAATAGACACTAAATGAT
The Necator americanus strain Aroian chromosome I, whole genome shotgun sequence genome window above contains:
- a CDS encoding hypothetical protein (NECATOR_CHRI.G1847.T1) — encoded protein: MSVRNRTAPGPDRIKLEQLKNLPPELINTLARIFTRYLSECKVPKQWKTSKTVLLYKKEDPHDIGNYRPICLLSVIYKLFTRVVLNRTEKVLDEGQPCEQAGFRKGFSTIDHIHTVSKLIEVSREYKMPLCLTFIDLKKPFDSVETEAVVEALDNQDVPIQYIKVLRELYSNITTGILPFYKNIIIDVKRGVRQGDTISLKIFTATLENAMRK
- a CDS encoding hypothetical protein (NECATOR_CHRI.G1845.T3), with the protein product MKTGRIFYISNKSRSEKASQAIEKLGRWFPELGKKIKFSLEQTSPFYVPYTEAIKAHLGQLAHKGECILLDSEYSYNAELFYDYYLELRDILKFSYDVSSRGDELLEESEVKNRYMALCVHVGRGTIVDTELDPSMHEIVKAAREISIKTNLNEFYIFSDDMKFASSLEYLLHVNKNWQPHVHVTKNSEVLDLYIARQVCGAVLLTSHRSTLGWWLGFLASMPSKVFYMRSAYENGFGVQMFLPSWIPYTEWKTNNKSMGVTKS
- a CDS encoding hypothetical protein (NECATOR_CHRI.G1845.T1), translated to MVYSPTLMMGQPMFPQRVERHFIHAISMSEVHISSHFNTLPRHGYQRLNRHRILTTWDCWHCLRNLLFVVVLTLIGYKFIYWPSPKNCITFPLLRNDESDQLLEICAGLSIAMKTGRIFYISNKSRSEKASQAIEKLGRWFPELGKKIKFSLEQTSPFYVPYTEAIKAHLGQLAHKGECILLDSEYSYNAELFYDYYLELRDILKFSYDVSSRGDELLEESEVKNRYMALCVHVGRGTIVDTELDPSMHEIVKAAREISIKTNLNEFYIFSDDMKFASSLEYLLHVNKNWQPHVHVTKNSEVLDLYIARQVCGAVLLTSHRSTLGWWLGFLASMPSKVFYMRSAYENGFGVQMFLPSWIPYTEWKTNNKSMGVTKS
- a CDS encoding hypothetical protein (NECATOR_CHRI.G1846.T1), with product MGVTVDGRQLHHLRFADDIVLITPSISQAERMLTEFDETCGCIGLQLNLQKTMFMRSGRVSDAPFTLNGTNISECTSYFYLDRELNLMNDLTHELGRRRRAAWGAYKSIEDVEKKTRNTRLCAHLFNITVLPALTYASETWAFRKQEENAVSVIERATERVMLGVSRFAQVRDRI